The following are from one region of the Oncorhynchus masou masou isolate Uvic2021 chromosome 24, UVic_Omas_1.1, whole genome shotgun sequence genome:
- the LOC135511368 gene encoding uncharacterized protein DDB_G0282077-like, whose product MPCASSTHQDSSYSLQSRASSDGLQSRASSDGSQSGASSHCSQSGASSHGSQSGASSHCFQSGASSHCFQSGASSHGSQSGASSHCFQSGASSHCFQSGSSSHGSQSGASSHCFQSGASSDGSQSGASSDGSQSGASSDDPRSGSSGDDLRGGGSCIRYFGLGRGVTRGVI is encoded by the exons ATgccctgtgccagctccacgcaccaggacTCCAGCTACAGTTTGCAGTCCAGAGCCTCTAGCGATGGTCTGCAGTctagagcctccagcgacggttcccaatccggagcctccagccactgttcccagtccggagcctccagccacggatcccagtccggagcctccagccaCTGtttccagtccggagcctccagccaCTGtttccagtccggagcctccagccacggatcccagtccggagcctccagccaCTGtttccagtccggagcctccagccaCTGTTTCCAGTCCGGATCCTCCAGCCACGgatcccagtccggagcctccagccaCTGtttccagtccggagcctccagtgacggttcccagtccggagcctccagcgacggttcccagtccggagcctccagcgacgatccacggtccggctCCTCCGGCGACGATCTACGGGGGGGAGGATCCTGTATTCGCTATTTTGGGTTAGgacggggtgtgactagg ggtgtgatatga